One genomic segment of Anser cygnoides isolate HZ-2024a breed goose chromosome 20, Taihu_goose_T2T_genome, whole genome shotgun sequence includes these proteins:
- the LOC106040672 gene encoding uncharacterized protein has protein sequence MIHSGKKNICTIVVCILIFGTIFIYSWKSHQLQNNISRKIFPPAKSASPASQLCRGKPAQNSITPLKDNRTFIISPYFDDRESKVTRVIGIVHHEDVKELYCWFCCQPHGQIYVSKAKIDVHSDRFGFPYGAADIVCLEPEICDPTHVSIHQSPHGNIDQLPRFEIKNRKAETFSVDFTVCISAMFGNYNNVLQFIQSMEMYKILGAQKVVVYKNSCSELMEKVLKFYMEEGTVEIIPWPINSYLKVSSKWHFSMDAKDIGYYGQITALNDCIYRNMRRSKFVVLNDADEIILPLKHPDWKTMMSSLQEQNPGTGIFLFENHIFPETISTPVFNVSSWNTVPGVNILQHVHREPDRKEVFNAKKMIIDPRRVIQTSVHSVLRAYGTSVNVPMDVALIYHCRMPHQENLPRDSLIRDTTLWKYNSSLITNVNKVLQQTVL, from the coding sequence ATGAtacacagtggaaaaaaaaatatttgtactaTTGTTGTGTGTATTCTTATTTTTGGAACTATTTTCATCTACTCCTGGAAAAGTCATCAGCTACAAAATAATATATCCAGGAAAATCTTCCCACCAGCAAAATCTGCCAGTCCAGCAAGTCAGCTCTGTAGGGGAAAACCTGCCCAAAATTCAATAACACCATTAAAAGATAACAGAACTTTTATTATATCTCCATACTTTGAtgacagagaaagcaaagtCACTCGTGTGATTGGGATTGTTCACCATGAAGATGTAAAAGAACTATACTGCTGGTTTTGCTGTCAGCCCCATGGACAGATATACGtatcaaaagcaaaaattgaTGTTCACTCAGATAGATTTGGATTCCCTTATGGTGCAGCAGATATAGTTTGTCTGGAACCTGAAATCTGCGATCCAACACATGTATCAATTCATCAGTCTCCACATGGAAATATTGACCAGCTGCCAAGGTTTGAAATTAAAAACCGGAAGGCTGAGACCTTCTCTGTTGACTTCACTGTATGCATCTCTGCCATGTTTGGAAATTACAACAATGTCTTACAGTTTATACAGAGTATGGAAATGTACAAGATTCTTGGGGCACAGAAAGTGGTAGTCTATAAGAACAGCTGCAGCGAGCTGATGGAGAAAGTCTTGAAGTTTTATATGGAAGAAGGAACTGTGGAGATAATTCCTTGGCCAATAAACTCATACCTCAAGGTTTCCTCTAAATGGCACTTTTCTATGGATGCAAAAGACATTGGCTACTATGGGCAAATCACAGCTCTAAATGACTGTATATACCGTAACATGCGGAGGAGCAAGTTTGTGGTTCTTAATGATGCTGATGAAATAATTCTTCCCCTTAAGCACCCAGACTGGAAAACGATGATGAGCAGTCTTCAGGAGCAAAATCCAGGCACTGGCATTTTCCTCTTTGAGAACCATATCTTCCCAGAAACCATATCCACTCCTGTGTTCAACGTTTCATCTTGGAATACCGTGCCAGGTGTTAACATACTACAGCATGTGCACAGAGAACCTGACAGGAAAGAGGTTTTTAATGCCAAGAAAATGATAATTGATCcaagaagggtgattcagacTTCTGTCCACTCTGTCCTACGCGCTTATGGGACCAGTGTGAATGTTCCAATGGATGTGGCCCTCATTTATCACTGTCGGATGCCCCATCAAGAAAATCTTCCCAGAGACTCCCTCATCAGGGATACAACACTGTGGAAATATAACTCATCGTTAATCACGAATGTTAACAAAGTGCTACAGCAAACAGTACTGTAA